From Nitrososphaerota archaeon:
TGGTCGCGTCGTTCATAGCCAGAACTGGCTTGGAAAATGACCTGCATGTTCTCAGTTTCTCACGTGGACTCCGATATTTATGGAGATAGCAGAGGCCGAACCTCAGGAGCGTCAGGGTTCCAGAAGTTGCCCCGGCCGGGAATATGAAACTGCGCGTACGAGTTCCTGACGAGTTCTAAGCCCTGCGAGGCTCCGGGTCCGAATCCCCAAGCGGCCCCTCCCCGGTTTTCACAGCGGACTCAGCGTAACACGTTGATGAGCATCTCTATGTCTCCCGCAAACAGATGCAAACAGGGTTCGAGTCAAATAAGCCATTGTAAGAACAGAGACGAAGTGCGGTGCCAGGATTCCCACTGGCATCACTGGGTTGGCTTAGCTAGGCAAATGCAGAGCTGCTTCAAGCTCGGTCGTCTGGCGAAGCCAGGTTGAGGGGAGGCTCATGGCACTCGCAATAAGGCAGAACCCTCCAGCAGTAAACGGGATGAATGCCACCAGAAGGTCTACGAAGGGGTCGCCCGAGGACGGTATCAGAGTGGATTCTCTCAGGACACCAAAGAGTTCCAGCGCGAAGAACAAGCCGAACCACATCGCGTGTCTTCGGATTGCAGCATCCTTGCCCCTCAGAGCGAAGACAGGTAGGCCCACAGCACCCGCGGCAAAGGTGACGAAGGGCGGAAGCCAGAATGCCCCCTGTTGGGCTACGTGCTGCGTTGCTCCTGAAACGGTCACAGTGTACGTGGATGGGCTGAACAAGTACGCGACAGCTATGACGACGGAGACCACGAACGCGATCCATAGAACCGCCCGCAATTTCGTCTCGCGACCAGCGCGCTGGGATTGCGAGCCAATGCCCGCCACAGGAATCACCGTCCTGTCCACTCCGTAGAGCATCATCGCTGCCCCGACGTACACAATCATGAATTGCGCCTGTTGATAGAGGAAACCTCCGAGCAAGCCTGCTCTGAGAAGTGCCAGGAAAGAAGTCGCGCCGACGAAGACAATCGCGAACCCCAGGGCAGCGAGTCCTGTACCGGTGGCTCGAGCCCGCTGGCCCTGGTCGTTGAATTTGACCCTCACTCTGAGGGCGAATATGGCCGCTGTCAGCGCGACAATTATGATCAAGGCGGTCAATCCGTAGTATGTGGGGTCAAAGACGACGTTTTCGAGGCTCGGCCCTGTGTTTGGCGAGATGCTTTCCGACGAAACGGCGACCGATTGCAGGATTCCTGGGAGTGGATTCACGCCGGATTATGCAGACACCAAGTGAATACTTAACAAACCGTCTGGATGTAAAGTGGGGATAACGTCCACATCGGTTATATCTGCGAAGCGCCAGTAACCGTAGAAATGGACGGATCTGCCAAGGCGACTGAAGAAACTGTTGAGATGGGGCTAGGCGACCTTGAAGAAGCCTTGAGATTCGTGAAGGCGGACGCGTCAAACCTTCTGAGTGACCTTCTCAGGGGCATCTCCATGTGGGGCTTCACCGCCCTGATGGCGTTCCTTCTTGCCGCCATATGTCTCGTCCTTTCACAGGTCATCCTCACCTATGCCCATCCATACGGTTCTCTCCCACCAATCCTCGACATCCTGTACGTCAGCTACGGATTCGCGATAGGGTCGGCATTTCTTGGCTTCGTCCTTTTCTGGAGATACTACTCGCTCAGGAAGAGATACGCGAGACTCTTTGAAATAGTGGGAAGCCTGCGCCGATAGAGACGTGAGCTCTCTCCCCGGCGTCTCGAACAGAATACTTCAGTACCTCAACAAGATAAGTGACGAAGCGGGCAGAGCTAAGAGAATGGATTTCCTGAGAATTGCAGGGAACGAAGCCAACCTCGACGACTGGGTGAAGTACCTGGTCCAGTGCAATCTGGTAAGACTCGAGGTATCTCCGGCAGATGGAAGAACCACATACGTCATGACTGGATTCGGTCATAAGGTGCATCAGATTTTGAAGGATTATCATTATCTCGGCCCACTCTTCGGCGACCTCAGCAGAAACAGGCGTAGGCGTCAATAGGGAGCACACGAACGCAATCGTAAGGCGTAAGGAAGTTTCAAGCGAGACTGCCACCAAGTCAGCGTTGAAATCCGAATTTGAGCAGGGAAGCGGAAAGGAAGGAGAAGTGAACCCGTAGGTTTGATGCCCAGGCCGGGACCTGAGCACCCATATGGGTGCCCTTTCGTTCTGCCAGATGCTTGGGCAGGCGACCACGATATGGCGGCAACATGATTGCATTCATACCAGGGTTGTGCGGTCGCCGCGCAGTTGAACTTGGGTTCAAATCCTAACGGGATCCCCCTTCATGCTCGCTTCATGTGAGGATGCGCTCTGTCTGACACTACGCTTCCCATGTCTGAGAAACGTGGACTGGCCGTAAATACGCTTCAACACGCCTCGTTGTCGAGAGATTTGGCTCCGCGAAAGCGGACCCCTCTACGGGCCCTCATAGTTATTTCCATTCTCATGCTACTTGTTCTTGTCAGCCTTCCCGAACAGCCCTTGGCAGTGTACGAGGGTTCCCTCCTGGGTTTAGTAGGGGTTTGGACCGTCGCTCTCTTCGTCTTTAGAAGCCGCAGCCATACGTTGCCGCAACGTCGGCAACAGCCTGAAAGGGAGCATACGAATCCGACTGTTCTCGCAGAAACCTCAGCGTCCTTGAGCCAACCAACTGTGGCTTCCAACGGTCTGCGAGAGGCGATGCGAAAACACCCGCTGTTCTGCTTCTTCTTGATCGCCTACGCGTCCTCGTGGGTCGCTTTGATACCCGGCATCCTTTCGGTTTGGGGCTTCCTGCGGTTCGATTACACGATTTCATCCATCCTGAGCTCGTTTGCGGGACCGCCCGTGGCGGCCGTGATAATGACCTACATCACCGAGGGGAAAGCAGGCGTGAATGGCTTGCAGCGGCGTCTTAGACAACGAGGCGCCGGCAAGCCGTGGTATCTGTTCATACTGCCGTGCATTCCATCGCTGCTCTTGCTTGGGATAATTGTCCAGCCAGGAATGCTTGCGAGCTTTCAGGGTCTTACCCCCACCCTTTTGGTGACCTATCCTGCATACTTCTTCGTGGTCTTCTTTGGGGTTGCGCTGCCCGAGGAAATCGGTTGGCGCGGCTTCGCGCTACCCCGCATGCAACCACGCTATGGACCGCTTTGGGGTACTCTGCTTCTAGGCGTCCTGTGGTCCTTCTGGCACCTGCCCCGCTTCCTGGCGCCGGACCAAGGGGGCGGGCCAGGCACGGGCATCGCCACCTTCCTCACAAACTTTTCCGTCTTCTTTCTCTTGCTTCTGGCATTGGCGATTATCTTCACTTGGGTCTTCAACTATACCGGAGGAAGCGTCTTCATCTCCAATTTGTTGCATGCCAGTATCGATACCCCAGCAGCTGTCTGGATACCCCTCTTCGCTGCCGTGAACGTGACGAGCATAGACTTGGCCAACCTCATCGCGTTTGGAGTGCCAGCACTTTTGATTCTCATCCTGACCCGGGGTCGGCTTGGATACAGACCAGTGATTATGGCTGCCCCGAGGAAAGCGGAGGTCGTGCTGCAACCGTAGCGATTGACTCCCTAAACTTCATAGTCACGTTTGCCCTGACCAGGGATATCGCACAATGAGCAAGAATTCAACTCATGTCATTCGACGCGTGAACGCGACGCGTGAAAGAATCTACCGCGCGCTTGTTGATCCGATTGCGATTGCCAAGTGGCGGGCGCCAAATGGGATGACAATGCGCGTGCATTCATTTGAAGCTCGCGAGGGTGGCCCGTTTCGGATTTCCCTCGAATATGACGATCCAACATCGAAAGGCAAAACTAGCGCGCGCACTGACACATATCATGGTCGATTCGTAAAGCTAGTTCCAAATGAGCAAGTCGTCGAAGTGGACGAGTTTGAATCCATGGACCCCGCGCTTGCAGGCGAGATGACAATAACGATTACGCTTGTGGGAGCGGGTGGAAGCACCGACGTCATTGGCATACACGAAGGACTACCGCCGGGAGTGTCAACCGCCGACAACGAGCAGGGTTGGCGAATGGCACTCGGAAAGCTCGCCAAAATGGTTGAGACCAAAGAAAAACGCACCCGTAGCAGAACTTGAGAGGTCAAGGCTCTTGAACTTCTGACTCATTGAAATGAATTGGGACGGTGGGGTTGGGTAGCAATAGTGTGCCCCGGCCGAGCTTAGCACCAACTAGCTAATTGCCCTGACATACTCTAGGTGAATGAACCGGTAGGGAAAGGTCACCTTTGTGGACCATGCGTTAGCCCAGCCATCTTGAAAACCACCTCAAGACGACAATAGCAATAATGCTTGCGTGATTAGAACGTCGCTCTCAGCTTCTGCATTAATGCCTGGTATCTAGGATCATCTCTTGATTTGGCCAGAAGTGGACAATACATCACGTACGCATATCGAATTGTGTGTTGGTCAAGTGCCAGATTGGCATAAGTGAAGTATGAATCGAGGTCCCCGAGAGCGTGGTAGATGAAGGCGATGTCATTCAGGTTCGTGGCTCCAAGCCACTTCTTCTCAATTTCTTGAATTACATCTAGGGCTCCTTTTCTGTCACCCGTGTAGCCAGCTATGAAGCCTCTCATCCATGTGGCCCAGCGATGAGTGGGGTCCAACCTTTCTACTTTCGAATGAAACTCCCTCGCCTTTTCGACGTCACCTTTGTAGAGGTAATATTCGGTCATCGCTCTGTATGTGCCAGCGGGGGCGACCAGCACCGTCTTCTCCCAGTGCTGCAGAGCCTTGTTCTCCATCCCAAGGTAGAAGTAGAACTGTCCAAGTCGCTCTGCGTAGCGCGCCAATACCGGATCTAGTCTGTAGCAACTCTCCGCGGCACTGATCCCTTCTTCCTTTTCGCCTCTCGTCAGAAAGACGTTGGACAGGACAAAGTGAGCCTCCGCAAGACTAGGGTTCAATTCGATCGCACGTCTGGCTTCAGTTTCGCACCCTTGAATATCATCCTCTTGGAAGTGTACCCTTGCTAGAGTGGCATGCGCTTCGGCCAGTTCTGGGTCAATTTGTAGGGCCTTTCTAACCGAGATATCTGCCTTGGGCATGTCCTGTTCATATGGCTCGTAGTTGTCGGTAACAAGCTCTGTGTAGGCCCAGGCAATTCCAGCATGAGCTTTGGCAAAGGTAGGATCAAGAGTTATCGCTCTTTCAAGTAATCCCAATGCCTGCCTCAAGGAGGATTCCGTCCTTTCGCGGATGAGCTCTCGTCCTCTCAAATACAGGGTGTAGGCCTCCGTGTTCTCTGTCGGCCTTCTTTCAATAACCCGTTTCTCATCCTCAACAAGTCGGATCTTGAGTTCCCCTGCGACCTTCTCAGCGATTTCAGATTGGATGGCAAAAACATCTTCCAATTGCCTGTCGTAATTCTGGGCCCAAATGTGACCTTCAGTCGCAGTGTCGATGAGCTGGGCAGTAATCCTGACCCTGTTTCCCGCCTTCCTCACGCTCCCTTCTAGCATGGTGCCTACCTCCAACTCCTTTCCAATCTCCTTCACTTTCTTCGTCGTCCCCTTGTATCCCATAACCGAAGTCCTAGCGATGACGGTGAGCTGCCTCACGCCGGATATTGAAGTGATGAGTTCCTCGGTCACGCCATCGGCGAAGTACCCCTCCTCTGGATCGGAGCTCAGGTTGGTGAATGGGAGAATTGCGATACGCTTCTTGTCCAATACAACGCCCATGGATTCCGGCCTCTCCCAAGGGAACACCACCCTGAAAACCTCCAAGGATTCTCCGACGTTTTTCAGTTCTTTCTTGCCGATGCTGAGAAGTTGAAAATCAGATTTGTTCTTTACGTGGTCGTACACATGCTCTGAAATGCAGACTCCTCCCGGCGTAGCAAGAGGTTCTATTCTGGAGGCAATGTTGACCGCGTCCCCGTATACATCGTTCTGACTGTGTATTACGTCCCCTAGGTGGACACCTATTCGGAGAAATATCTTCCTATCCACGGGGCGACTTGAGTTGAGCTCATGCAGAGACTCCTGTACGTCGAAGGCGCACCTGACTGCCTCAAGGGCGCTTTCGAACTCTATGAGGAAAGCGTCGCCGATGGTTTTGACCTCTCTCCCGCCATGCCTCAAGAGCACGGGCCTGACGAGGATACGCTGTTCTTCCAAGAGTTCCATCGCAACTGCTTCATTCTTCTGCGTGAGGGATGTGTAACCAACTATGTCGGTGAACATTATCGCGGCGAGCCTTCGTTCCCCTTCTGACACAGAAAACTCCAGTCGTTTGGCCGTACCACAGGTTAACTCTTTCGTAGAGACCCAGCAACATTGTGGATCACGACGACATGGTATGATGCCCCTCTCCACTCTTGCAGAATTGGGCCTGTTTCATGTGAAAGACGTGCCCCGGCCGGGATTCGAACCCGGGTCGCCGACTCGAAAGGCCAGCATACTCTCGGCCTGCTCGCACGGAGTTGACCGGGCTGTACGCGCAGCGCTCTATACTACCGGGGCTGAATCGCACCCTCTTTGCTTCAGCAATTAGAGCTTTCGCGGATGATTGGCCTCAGGAAGCACCATTCGCCAAGTCCAGCGAAGAACTCAGCCTGTTTCGCGTGGGAAGGAAGCAGGAGGGAACTGAAGTGGAGCATCCCTCCTTTGGGAAGGTAGGAGTTCCTCCCTCGTCTTTCACCCGTCGCCCTCAGCGTCGACGAAACGGCGTCGGGGTCGAGCGACGACTCATAGTATTGGCGTCGGCCGAGGACCCTGACTCTGCTTCCCTCGGTCGGGAAGTCGGTGATGAAGATGCAGCCTTCCTTCGAGGATCTGACGACCATCAAGACGACGTCCCGCTCATCGGGGGTGAGCCCGCACTCTCCCGCAGCCCGCAGATCGGCCCACAGGGGGGAGGATTCCATTCTGGTGGAGAACCTGACTGTGAGCGACCCCCCGGACCTGCCTCCGCTGAAGTAGCGGGCCCTGAGTTGGTCTATTGCCAACCCCTCGCGTTCCATCTTCAGGAGGTCGGGGAGCGCAGGACCGAACGCGTCGCTCGGGTCTTCGCGCGACCAGCAGAGCCCTGCTGGGTCGACGTGGAGGACCGTGTCTCCTTTCCGCGCGACGAACACCCTCGACCCCCCTACGGTGTAGCCCTTGGTCCTGAGGCGGTCGGCGATGAACCGTGTCTGGGACTCGGCGAGCTTAGGCAGGGGCAGGTACCAGGTCTCGCCGAGTTTGATCACCCTCCAGGTGTAACTGGACAACCGCGCTTCATCTCAACGAAACATTATATAGAATATGAAAGGGTGAAAATTCGAGGTCTCAAGGTTGGATGGTCGCCGGGCTGTCTCGCTCGAAGCAATCGACGCACGGATGAAATCGTACCGGGAAAGGGCGGACGGAGCGATGGCGACCGAGCTGGCGCTCTACAAGCATTCGAGGTTCCATGACCCGCTGGTGTACGCCGTGGAAGGGGGGAAGAGAGTCAGGCCCGTGATGCTAATGCTCTCCGCCGAGGCGCTCGGCTGCAAGGACGACTCCGTGCTGGGAGCGGCGGTCGCGGTCGAACTCCTGCACACAGAATCGATCATCCATGACGACATCATCGACGAGGAGCTCGCTAGGAGGGCGAAGATGACGTTCCACGTGAAATATGGCTACAGCGCATCTCTGCTGACTGCAGACTTCGTCTTCTCCATGATCTTGGCCATCGCTGCCAGATACAGGGACAGGCGCGTAGCCGAAGAGCTGAGCAACGCAGCCCTCCGCATGGCCGAAGGGGAGTACTCGGAACTGACGATAGACCCAAAGGTGTACAACCTTACATGGGACGAGTATCTGAAGATCATTTCGGAAAAGACGGCGGCTCTCTTCGAGACGTCAGCGAAGCTTGGAGCACTGGTCGCGGACGGGAATGAAAGGGAGGTCGCAGCGCTCGCTGCCTACGGCAGGAACCTTGGTACGGCCTACCAGCTTCGGGACGACCTGTTGGACTGGAGGTCGCAGGACAAGATTGCCATAGGCCTGCTCAGGAATCATAGTGAGAGCGAAGTCGTGGGCAAGATGACAGCTCTGTCCCAGACCTATGTCGAAGAGGCAAAGCGGCAGCTGATGGTGCTGCCCAGGAGCAGTGCCACCGACTTCCTTGAACTTCTGACTGACTTCACGATACAGAGAAAGTACTGACTGGCGCGAAGGCGGATCTGGGAGCTTACCCTGATTGTCCGAGTATGATGAACGCGATGGCGAATCCGTAGATTGCGATTGCCTCTGCAAGCACCACGAAGATAAGGGCCGTCGTCCTGACCTCGGCCTTCTCGGTGACCGCTGCGATTGCCGCTGAGCCAGAGGTCCCAACGCCGATGCCTGCTCCGAGCGCCGCGAGTCCGAACGCGATTCCCGCAGCGATGAATTTGTTGCCGTTCGACGCTGCTCCGGTGGTCTGTGCCGCCGCGGGTCCAGGCAGGGCGGCGAACGTGATTGCGAGGAATGTCGCGGCCAGAAGCATCACGAAGAACCTGCGCATGAATCGACGAATCAGCGCCCTCGAAGACCCAATATAAAGATTGCAGCGAATTTTCGGCTATGGGCCCAGGGCGGCGACCTAGAGCCTCAGCTTCGAAATGATCTGCTTCGGGTCCATGCCGGCCTCGACTCCTATGGAAATGGCGGCTAGGTTGCTCACCTCGAACTCGAGGAGCTTGATCAACCCCAGCATCGTTCCCGGGCTGAGGCCCTGCCAGACGAAGGCGAGAGAAGCAGTCTCCCTGAGCTTCTTCGCGAAAGACTCCTCGACGAAGTCGATGATTTCCTCCTGGTCCTGCACGTTCGGGATTGAAAAGCGGTATGCAGATTCGACCAACTTCGCGGCCTCGCTGATCGTCTCCGCTGCAGCCATGCTCGAGAGGGTCGAGACACCGACGCGGCGGGTCGGGGTCACGATCAGTTCCTGGATCTCGGAGTCCTTCAACCCCCACACCTTGGAGCGGAGGATTGAAACCACGTTGTAGGCGTCGACATCGATTGCGACTATGTCTCCCACTCCGTTGGTTCCACCTGCCCTGGATGCGTAGAGCCTAGAGTTCAGAGAGAACTCTCTGGAGATCGCGGAGAGGACCGCGTGGTCGATGTAGACGTCGAAGAATCTGACCTCCCCTTTTGAGGAGTAGCCTGCGAGCGCCCTCTCAACGTCGCCGAAGAACTCGGTTCCCGAAAGCATGGTGACCGCTTCGTTCACGTCTCGGGCTGAGAGAACCTTGATGATCAGGTCCCGCCTCCCGACGAGTTCTTCCGCCTTCATGCTCAGGTATTCGATGGTCTCCTCGTAGGACCGGTTGAGGGCCTTGGCCTTCAGCACCAGCTTGAGGTCCCAGGCGATGTTCTTGAGATAGTATTGCTCCAGGATCCCGTAGCGACCAGCGCCTTGGGTGATGGAATGATGGACCGTGGCGAGCCTTTCTCTGAG
This genomic window contains:
- a CDS encoding CPBP family intramembrane metalloprotease yields the protein MSQPTVASNGLREAMRKHPLFCFFLIAYASSWVALIPGILSVWGFLRFDYTISSILSSFAGPPVAAVIMTYITEGKAGVNGLQRRLRQRGAGKPWYLFILPCIPSLLLLGIIVQPGMLASFQGLTPTLLVTYPAYFFVVFFGVALPEEIGWRGFALPRMQPRYGPLWGTLLLGVLWSFWHLPRFLAPDQGGGPGTGIATFLTNFSVFFLLLLALAIIFTWVFNYTGGSVFISNLLHASIDTPAAVWIPLFAAVNVTSIDLANLIAFGVPALLILILTRGRLGYRPVIMAAPRKAEVVLQP
- a CDS encoding SRPBCC family protein, whose amino-acid sequence is MSKNSTHVIRRVNATRERIYRALVDPIAIAKWRAPNGMTMRVHSFEAREGGPFRISLEYDDPTSKGKTSARTDTYHGRFVKLVPNEQVVEVDEFESMDPALAGEMTITITLVGAGGSTDVIGIHEGLPPGVSTADNEQGWRMALGKLAKMVETKEKRTRSRT
- a CDS encoding adenylate/guanylate cyclase domain-containing protein, coding for MSEGERRLAAIMFTDIVGYTSLTQKNEAVAMELLEEQRILVRPVLLRHGGREVKTIGDAFLIEFESALEAVRCAFDVQESLHELNSSRPVDRKIFLRIGVHLGDVIHSQNDVYGDAVNIASRIEPLATPGGVCISEHVYDHVKNKSDFQLLSIGKKELKNVGESLEVFRVVFPWERPESMGVVLDKKRIAILPFTNLSSDPEEGYFADGVTEELITSISGVRQLTVIARTSVMGYKGTTKKVKEIGKELEVGTMLEGSVRKAGNRVRITAQLIDTATEGHIWAQNYDRQLEDVFAIQSEIAEKVAGELKIRLVEDEKRVIERRPTENTEAYTLYLRGRELIRERTESSLRQALGLLERAITLDPTFAKAHAGIAWAYTELVTDNYEPYEQDMPKADISVRKALQIDPELAEAHATLARVHFQEDDIQGCETEARRAIELNPSLAEAHFVLSNVFLTRGEKEEGISAAESCYRLDPVLARYAERLGQFYFYLGMENKALQHWEKTVLVAPAGTYRAMTEYYLYKGDVEKAREFHSKVERLDPTHRWATWMRGFIAGYTGDRKGALDVIQEIEKKWLGATNLNDIAFIYHALGDLDSYFTYANLALDQHTIRYAYVMYCPLLAKSRDDPRYQALMQKLRATF
- a CDS encoding polyprenyl synthetase family protein, with translation MDGRRAVSLEAIDARMKSYRERADGAMATELALYKHSRFHDPLVYAVEGGKRVRPVMLMLSAEALGCKDDSVLGAAVAVELLHTESIIHDDIIDEELARRAKMTFHVKYGYSASLLTADFVFSMILAIAARYRDRRVAEELSNAALRMAEGEYSELTIDPKVYNLTWDEYLKIISEKTAALFETSAKLGALVADGNEREVAALAAYGRNLGTAYQLRDDLLDWRSQDKIAIGLLRNHSESEVVGKMTALSQTYVEEAKRQLMVLPRSSATDFLELLTDFTIQRKY
- a CDS encoding ATP synthase subunit C; the protein is MRRFFVMLLAATFLAITFAALPGPAAAQTTGAASNGNKFIAAGIAFGLAALGAGIGVGTSGSAAIAAVTEKAEVRTTALIFVVLAEAIAIYGFAIAFIILGQSG
- a CDS encoding V-type ATPase subunit, with protein sequence MSSKTYVGTKAFALRGTLLDSENIQKLAETSSLDELVNRLKGTPYSEALAGLPTPYSAKRIELALRERLATVHHSITQGAGRYGILEQYYLKNIAWDLKLVLKAKALNRSYEETIEYLSMKAEELVGRRDLIIKVLSARDVNEAVTMLSGTEFFGDVERALAGYSSKGEVRFFDVYIDHAVLSAISREFSLNSRLYASRAGGTNGVGDIVAIDVDAYNVVSILRSKVWGLKDSEIQELIVTPTRRVGVSTLSSMAAAETISEAAKLVESAYRFSIPNVQDQEEIIDFVEESFAKKLRETASLAFVWQGLSPGTMLGLIKLLEFEVSNLAAISIGVEAGMDPKQIISKLRL